A stretch of Ipomoea triloba cultivar NCNSP0323 chromosome 11, ASM357664v1 DNA encodes these proteins:
- the LOC115995904 gene encoding uncharacterized protein LOC115995904 has protein sequence MEDINRNTALGLAAKEYYIHFPDEFGEFGVERPEIIRKTFERIRTEMKDNAKERGKLTRITFFLSWETPMQKLIRYSAHVHKGMSMDIRNVALVVAVLVATAAYQATLTPPDAVLPSNDDPTSPISSSVVPHKHHFKVFVIMNTLAFNLAIGVMLFVLPFVLYSVFLHLALYFMSVSFLTMMHVTGGAEHKPMASVLMYISLVLFSITYCARFFIASLKTVLWSPWWMAMPYRMLCKLIKYMGMKDGFNQLELQIRTVGWSDDPHGSYYS, from the exons ATGGAAGATATCAACCGCAACACTGCACTTGGTCTGGCTGCAAAAGAGTACTATATTCACTTTCCTGATGAG TTTGGAGAGTTTGGTGTGGAGAGGCCAGAAATAATCCGAAAAACATTCGAAAGAATCCGTACAGAAATGAAAGACAACGCAAAGGAAAGGGGGAAGTTAACCCGCATCACATTCTTCCTATCATGGGAGACACCCATGCAAAAGCTCATCCGTTACTCCGCACACGTCCACAAAGGCATGTCAATGGACATTCGGAACGTGGCGCTAGTGGTGGCGGTGCTGGTAGCCACCGCCGCCTATCAAGCAACTCTCACGCCCCCCGACGCCGTCTTGCCAAGCAACGATGATCCCACTTCTCCCATTTCCAGTAGCGTGGTTCCCCACAAGCATCATTTCAAAGTGTTTGTAATTATGAACACATTGGCCTTCAATCTCGCAATAGGGGTGATGCTATTCGTGCTCCCCTTTGTTCTCTACAGCGTTTTCCTACACTTGGCTTTGTATTTCATGTCCGTCAGCTTCCTCACCATGATGCACGTGACCGGCGGAGCAGAGCACAAGCCCATGGCCTCGGTGTTAATGTATATCTCTTTGGTGCTGTTTAGCATTACTTATTGTGCACGCTTCTTTATTGCTTCCTTAAAGACGGTCTTATGGTCTCCGTGGTGGATGGCAATGCCGTATCGTATGCTGTGCAAGCTTATTAAGTACATGGGCATGAAAGATGGTTTTAATCAGCTTGAGCTGCAGATACGGACTGTGGGCTGGTCAGACGATCCCCATGGCTCCTATTATAGCTAG